A DNA window from Hydra vulgaris chromosome 13, alternate assembly HydraT2T_AEP contains the following coding sequences:
- the LOC136089933 gene encoding uncharacterized protein LOC136089933: MFFVNKPNIKKKKIVNHFEKEGFARSTIYDNLKRLETVQSFSDRKHPGRPTSWTREKKAELTRLVNNRKGVGQRKIGIKFGVNQSTIGRQLKKLNIKYRKREKTPKYTIEQQIKAKKRSRKLVNQLYNTKSLLVIDDEKYFCFAGDNMPGNSGYYTNNKKTCPESVRFKGKEKFLKKLIMWIAISDRGMSEPLLRTSKAVAINSSIYINECLEKRLLPFIHKYHGDFNYLFWPDLASSHYSKDSLNWMDQYVYYVDKESNPPNVPQAQPIENCWGHLAQKVYEGDWQASTEQALIDRIKLKLQEIDLNFLQSHMKDVRAKLRSIADGGVFSYKK, from the coding sequence atgttttttgtaaataaacctaatataaaaaaaaaaaaaatcgtaaatcattttgaaaaagaagGATTTGCTCGAAGTACAATATATGATAACCTAAAAAGACTTGAAACTGTTCAATCGTTTTCTGATAGAAAGCACCCTGGTCGTCCGACATCCTGGACTAGAGAAAAGAAAGCGGAATTAACGAGACTTGTCAACAATCGAAAAGGGGTCGGTCAGAGAAAAATAGGTATTAAATTCGGTGTAAATCAATCGACAATTGGTcgtcagttaaaaaaattgaatattaaatatagaaaacgTGAAAAGACTCCAAAATACACTATAGaacaacaaataaaagcaaaaaaaagaagcagGAAACTAGTTAACCAACTCTATAACACAAAATCGCTTCTAGTCATTGATGacgaaaaatacttttgttttgcaGGGGACAACATGCCTGGAAATTCTGGATACTACacaaacaacaaaaagacaTGCCCAGAAAGTGTTCGTTTTAAAGGAAAAgagaaatttctaaaaaaattaataatgtggATAGCCATATCTGACCGTGGTATGTCCGAGCCATTGCTTCGCACTTCCAAGGCTGTAGCTATCAATTCATCaatctatattaatgaatgttTAGAAAAGCGACTTCTTCCATTTATTCACAAGTATCATGGagattttaactatttattttggcCAGATTTAGCAAGTTCTCATTATTCTAAAGATTCTCTAAATTGGATGGACCAATATGTCTATTACGTTGATAAAGAATCCAATCCCCCAAATGTGCCTCAAGCACAACCAATTGAAAATTGTTGGGGACATTTGGCACAGAAGGTTTACGAGGGAGATTGGCAAGCTTCAACAGAGCAAGCTTTGATTGATCGCATTAAACTAAAACTACAAGAAattgatttaaactttttacagtCGCATATGAAAGACGTCAGAGCAAAATTGAGATCAATTGCAGATGGTGgtgttttttcatataaaaaataa